AAATCCCAGTAAATATAATATGAAGTTTTTATAATGCCCGCTACTGCCATTGTATAATACACAGTTGCATTGAGCGAGCatccaaaataaaaaattatacatCCACCACCAAAATGAACTCGGAAGTCACAGTCAGATGCACTAAATCAAACCAGATTATGTTCATAGTAGCACCAGGCAAAGCATTAAATGTATATTTCTGGAAAATGACGTGATGAAGGGAAAAAGAGAATGGTGAATACCGACCTATCcaaaatatataaatgaaaaagTAAATACCTTTCCAAGTGAGATATACTCCCCGTGCTGAAGTTTCACAATATCTTTCTTTCTATCAATGATTTCAAGGCATCCATCAGGATGAAACCTTCCAATATCACCAGTGTAGAACCAGCGCATGCCCCTCTCATCAACCTGAATCAGAGATAACAACGGAATAAACAGGCTTGTCTAAAAACAAATTCAGTCCATTTACACAAGAGAAGCTTAGAACTACCTTGTACACctcattagttttgtcatcaTTGTTGAAGTAACCAGCAGTAACACTGTTCCCACCAACAACTACTTCTCCCCGAGGCATCGGCTTATCAACAATTCTGTAGCCTCCTTCTTCCCAAGAAATTAGCTGTATTGTTAAACACAGGACATACTAACCTCAGGGAACATTTatgatattatccttaattcatAGAATGTGATAACACAAGGGTGAGAAGACTGGTCAGGTTTTTGTTGAGTAAAAGTCATAAGCTTTAAAAAAGGGAAATGGTAGACACTTGCTAATGCAGTTTAGACAACACGTCGATTTCAAACAGGAAGCAGAACTCTCTTATGTAGGAGACATTAATTGCCTTGTTGGTATTACTCTTCTAACTACATGAACACTAATTTCCCTGGAGTCAGATCATTTTGTCCACTACATGAAATTCTACCAAATGTATCTATTCAGAACAACTTCGTTGAATAGTTAGAACATAGATCTTTTAATAAATGATTGAATGTAGCAGATGGTCTCAAAAGAATTCTATAGACTGGTTATGAATGGGACAATCCCAGATTATCCATATGTGAGATGTTATCAATCTTTTTACCAAGAAGTACCCACCATACCTTTATATAGGAACAAGGAAGAGGTGGACCAACACGACCAACAGAAGGATCATCCGACTCGGAAAAGGCAGCTCCTGCAAATGTCTCTGTCAAGCCATATCCCTGACCAATAGGAGCTCTGCAGCAAATGATTATAAAAATTTTAGCAGCCCATCCAGAGAGTAGTGATGAAAAAAAGGAAAGCATTCGCTCTTATATTACAAGTAAACTGTATTCAGAACAATTTCCTAATGTCTAGAAAGCAGAAAAGTTACCCCATACAAATGTTGATAAATCTTTGTGTATCTCCTGACAAAGGAGCACCACCGCAAAGCATGAAACGGATATCTCCTCCGAGGACTGATCGTATCTTTTTAAAAACAATTACCTCCCATAATCGTTTCTCTAGACCCCATGCTCCAAACCAGCTACCTTCAATAGCGGCCAATCGGCGCTTAAAGGCAATATTGAAAAGTTTCTTGGCAGATCCTCCCTTCTCCTCCACCTAGATTGAGAAAAATATAAACAAGAGATTAGTACCTCATTTGAGGCCCTATACTCCACCTAAAATATGCTCCAGCTCAAACCTTCTTTATAACACCATCCCTAACACGATCCAGAATGGCTGGAACTGCGGCCATTAAAGTAGGCTTTAAAGCGGAGGCATCTCCCTGGGTCCCTTTCATGATTTTATTAGATGTATCTGTCAACGTCAGAGCCGAGCCATAACCAATTGACACACCAGAAGTCAACATAACAGTCTGCAGGACCAGAACCGCTTAGAACTAAAACAATTTTCATTGCTAGATAAAGACTCAAAGAAACAAAAACGATATATAAACTCTGAAGATTACCTCAGCAGCTAACTCGAAAACATGAGCTAAAGGTAAATATGCCAAATAGACATCACTGCTTCCAAGTTTTGGAATAACAGTTGTAACTGCAGCTGCAGTGGCTACGATATTGCCATGAGTTATCATGACACCCTAAAACAGAAAAAGAGAACTTAATTGAGAACACTTCAAGCAAACTTTTTTTAACAAACGAAGAGGATAGCATTAAAAAAATTAAGCTTGATTAAACTCAAAGCCAAAAGAGAACAAGGAAAAATTATTGCATTGGAGATAGACATCCAGCATATATGGCTTATGAGATTACATTATGGCAAAAGTTAATGCTCATTTTCTTTTTGCTCGCTCGGTTTAAGCTTTTATAGCGTAATTGATAGGATTGAAAGAAGAAACATTTTCCAGGACTAGGGTTGAACTCTTCCTAAGGGAAAATGCCAAGTGTGTGCCATGACTACTTTGTCTTTGAACAGGCAGAATGCTGTCATAGAATCCGCTATGACAAAGTAGAATAAGTTATGTTGTCCTAACAAAAGCTAGGAAAGAAAGGAGTTCTCTTTTTTCCAGCCTTCTTTCGAAAGGCATATATGTATTCTCGCTTTTCAAGGGGAATTTAAGTTAAATCTAGTGTAAGGGATATCTAGAATACGCCTTAACGATCAATGGTTAAAGATGGGTGGTTTTGCTAGAATAAGCAATAATGAGATAATTGTCTGGCTCCTGCAAAAGTGATCAGAAACATCTCCATCTATACATCTTTATGGAATTTCAATTCCATTCACTGCATTAATCACCGAGCATTTACCCGTGGAGCCAAGATTGATGAACTATATTTTATTGTTCAATTCAGGTCTTGTAACAGTTAAATAACACAAAAGATCTGGCCAGTGAAAAGCAAAGATACTCTATCCCAGTGAGGAATGGCGAACATATTTGGTTATGTTTTCTCTTGCATTCCAGCTTAAAGTTAAATATCATATCAGACGGAAAAATTGAAAGCAAGTTGCACCATACCTTAGGCATTCCTGTGCTGCCACTTGTATACATGATCACCGCAATATCTTTCTTTATAGGCAGTATTGGCTGAATAGGACTACTTTTACCCAGTTTTTCAACTTCCGAGAAAGGCGTCACCCTCCAGCTGTCAATATTCGTGGAAATGCTCGAATCTATTGCAGTCTTATCGTCTTCAAAATATATGACATTGTTGATGGTTTTCAGGCTAGAACCAATTGCAGCCAATTTTTTAAGTTGCTTGGCATCACAAATCAACGTGGATGCTTGAGTCTGTCGATGACCACAAGTGAATTCAATTCATCACGTCATTGGCACCTCGTGTTAATCTAggagaaaaaatatttaaattgacGCACCTCATTTAACGAGTGTATAAGTGCATCATCTCCCAAAGAAGCATAAATAGTAACAACAGTTATATTCTGGCGGAAGCATCCCTGAAAACAATAATTTCACCTATTAAAACTTATTGCACTCCTGTAGTGATGAGATAGCGAACAACCATAGTAATAATTTCAATATTAAATGGGATTAACTCGAATACCTGAAAGGCGATGAGCCACTCCGCACGAGTTTCAGAGAACATAGCAGCACGAGTCTCCACATCATGACCCAAATTAACAAGACCAGAGGCAAAGTTACAAACACGATCAAATGTTTGCCCATAAGTCTCCCACTGATACTCTCCCAACTGAAGTTTCTCAAACTTCCTTCCGTCCTTTGCTGTTATAAAGTCCCTATTAACTAGTTTTCTAGTCCCAAGACAGCGCTTAGACGAATGTTTTTTACAAGACTTCTCAAATAGAGCTGCCATTGTTGTAGCCCCTTCCCAAGGAACTTCAACTAATTTGTCCGATTTAGCATTTCGCATTGCGAAACCTGCCTCACCACCAACTTGAACTGGAACTCCTCTCTGTTTTGCCCTTTTCTTCCCCATAAGTACCAATGAGAGGAATATAGGTATTATAATCGCAATAACAACAGCACCAGCAACCGCAGATGACCCCTGGTCATTGAATAAGGAGACATAACTATTGCTGGCCATTCTCTCCAATATATTCCGATTGTAATTACTTTCTTCAGAACCTTCTATTTTATATGCTATACGGTTCTACGCTTCCACAATACTCttcaaaataaaaaacaaaaaagatacATAAGACATAATACACAAATCAGCATCATTGCAGGCGAGCAATGCAAATGTGGCATTTCGGACAAAAAGGCATTCCCCAATGACATGAACCAATTAATGCAATTAGTATGGCATTCTCTGCCCAAGAAGATACATCAATTGAATAAACAATGAGCTAAAACTAcaaaaactaacaaatatttgTGCATTTTCAGTCAATCTTCATAAGATAAGCATCATGAATACTTTCAAATGGGTAACATAATTTACACTAAGCTCGCACTCACGTAACTTCACAACTATTAGTTTCAAAAATTTCGGATCAAACTTGAACATTAAGAAAATGATCATCTAAATAGGAAATTGGAAAATTCACGAAAATGGTACCTTGAAAAGAATTTATGGATTGTTGGTTTTTGAAGGTTAAGTCATGCAAAATGAGGAAAGTTGATGAAAAGTTTTCAGTTTCCAGAAAGAGTAAGTTCTTTCTGTTTGCTGTTGAAATATATATAGGGTAGATTGGCACAGAACTCTGTGTATTTGCGGTTTGATTCAGATACCTTTGGGTATTGCAAATTCACTCCCGAATTTTGTAATAGTCTTCCCCATTATTGGATtcctatttttgtttctttaccATGTTAGGACCACaagatttctagtttttttttaGAAAGATTAATGATGGGACTTAAACAGCGaggataattatgtattttttttttatcttaattTGTATTGATTGTTAATATCTTAAAGCAAAATTTCATACTTAGTAGTTATACAATCAATAATAAAATCAATATTTATAACTAAAACTGATGTAAAAACATATGAAACTATTGGGAAAAAGAACATGCTTATTTTGTAAATACTCATTTTCACAACATAAATGAATTAAGCAAAAAATTGTGTATTTATTaataccaaaaatattatttacttaACAATAAATTGTACATTTGTTTGGTAGATTAAAAGTTTGCTAATACCTCTTCTCAACCTTGATTAATATAACCAAATGAACTATAAAATGGCTTTAAAATTTAATATGGAGCTGACACATAGCAGAAAGATCCATATCCTCATTTATATGACTAATAACAAGTTGAATCGTTGCACCTGAAGTTACAGACACATGGCTTTCAATATGTCATCTTGGCACGTACTCCTATTGTATGTTATCgaataagtaaataagaaaaaagaaagaggtaATCAAGGATATTTTGGTCTTAAATATTTAGAATGTGAATACCAGGACGAGAAAGTTTAGCATACTTAAATAAGGAAAATGAAtaataattgaatatatattattttgaatttattttctaatatataataaataagggtaatataataaaattatcatattatttattattttgacgGAGTGTATCAAGTCAACAATGGACAAGTAACCTGGACGGAGAGGTGGGTCTATCTCTGCTACGATACTATATTCAGAAAAATGAATCTTAAACATAAATCTAACTCCGAAATGATCTTATGAGGTAGAGGTGATTTAATACTACTATATAAAGAGACTAACTAGTACTATAAGTTATTTTGATCCGAAGAAACAATTGGATCTGtacattttttgggagtattacATATCATCAAGGAAGATACGTTGGTGTTTAAACTTAAATGTGTGTGTATAGTTTGCGTTAGTGTTTTagcattttattattaaaataaaatatgacatAACTTACACTGcttcatgatgtagaaaatggCTATAACTCTCATAACTCTCACTACTCCGTGATGAGAAAATGGTTATAACTCTTTTGTAATTCTTTTCTCATGTTCTACCACTAATTACACATGAATTTATCCATTATCCCATATTCTCCATGATTTCATAATTTACTACCTCactttcttccaatttaattCAAGGAAGAATTTTTACACCTATAAATAGGAGTCTTTCTTCCATAATGTGGTATGTGAAAATAATTAAGAGTGTTTAAATAAAGTGAGGTTAAAAttgtaaaaaagaagaagagagtttttatttttgttgaaggAAGGTGTTCATCTTGGTGGAGCTTTGGACTCAACAACTTGTCCCGAGTTTGTTCGAGTCATACGATGTGATCGGACTGTTGTATCCTGGGGAGACAAGTCAAGAGGATTACTGCTGGACCAGTGAAGACTTTGCTGTAGTGGGCTTGAATCTCCTTAAAGAGAATGAGATATCCGCGCCTCagcctgaaaatattttattttcttcattttagtTTTCAACTGTAATTGTATTTTCACCAACAATTTTAAGGAGATTCAAATGGCTACATTTGAAAAATCCGCAAAAATATCAAGGTGGGAGATCTCAACAAGCCATTCCGTTTCAATGGTACTTATTTCAAGAGATGGAAGGGTAAAGTACTTTTTTATTTGAGTCTTCTCAATATTTCTTACGTTTTAACTGAGAAGAATCCAAGCAAAGTAGACAACTCCTCCATGAATGATAATGAGCTAATTGCCCTtcaagaaaaaattgaaaaatataacGATGATTCATACAAATGTTGGTATTATCTTCTTAATTGTCTATCTgataatttttatgattattatGTAGAACTTACTCTATTGCAAAGAAAATTTGAAAAGCATTGCAGCGTAAGTATGATACCGAGGAGGCAGGTGCGAAAAAATATGTTGCTAGCAGATATTTTCGTTTTCAAATGGTGGACAATAAATTTATAGTAGACTAAGCTCAAGACTTCATAATAACCGTTGGAGAGCTTAGGTCCGAGGATATTAAAATTGGAGACAACTTTATTGTTTGTGGCATAATAGATAAACTACCACCTTCTTGGAGGGAATTTCAAAAAACTATGCACCACAAACAAAAGGAAACTTCACTTGAGAAGTTGATAATGCGGATTCGGATGGAAGAAGAGGCCAGATGCACTTATGCAATCGGAAGAGAGCACTCTACAACCTGTCACTACAAAGGTAAATTTAATTGCTTTAAATAATATTACTCCTGAAACTCACAAAAATACTTCTTTGAAGCCGAAGAAGaagacttttaaaaaaaattatggtaGACCTCCCAAGAAGAATAATGGTGCAAACAACCAAGCACAGAATCAACAAGTTCAAATTGCGAAACTATGCTTTGTTTGTGGCAAGAGTGGGCATATTGCTCGATTTTACAAATTTCGAAAACATGGTCCTACACTACAGGCAAACGTTACAGAAGAGCCACTTGTGGCGGTGATAACAGACATTAACATAGTAGAAAATGTTGATGGATGGTGGGCTGATTCTGGAGCAAACCGTCATGTTTGCTATAATAGAGATTGGTTTAAAGTGTATACTCCATTTGAGGAGCCCAAAACCATCATGCTTGGTGATTCTCACAACCCAGGTGCTTGAAAAGGGAGAAATCGAGTTGAAGTTTACTTCAGGAAGAGTATTAACGTTGAAAGACGTACTTTATACTCCTTCAATGAGAAAACATTTGATGTCTAGTTTTCTTCTTAACAAGGCAGGCTTCAAACAAATTATTGAGAGTGATCAACATGTAATAGTGAAAAAGGACATTTTTGTGGGTAAGGGGTATGCATGTGATGGGATGTTCAAGTTGAATGTTGAGATGAATAAAACTTCTTCTAGTTCTATTTATATGCTTTCTTCTACTAATTTTTGGCATGCTCGTTTGTGTCATATTAATAATCGTTATGTGGGAATCATGAGTAGTTTAGGATTAATTCCAATGattaaaaagaattttgaaaaatgtGATGCTTGTAGTAAAGCTAAAATAACTAAAAGGCTTCATTTTCAAGTTGAAAGAAAAACTGAATTGTTAGAATTAGTTCACATTGATATTTGTGAACTTGGAGGAATTTTAACTCGTGGAGGAAAtaaatattttatcacttttattgatgatttctctaagTATACATATGTTTACTtgatgaaaaataaaagtgatgcgtttgaaaattttaaaaattatctccATGAGGTTGAAAATTAATTCggtagaaaaataaaaagagttagAAGTGATGGAGGTCATGAATATGAGTCTAATGAATTTAATTCTTTTGTTAGATCATTGGGAATAATTCATGAAACTACTCCACCTTATTCTCCTGCATCAAATGGTGTGGCTGAAAGAAAAACTAGAACTTTGGTAGAGATAACTAATGTCATGCTTATTGAGTCAAATGCACCTTTAAATTTGTGGGGTAAAGTTATTTTGACTGCATGTTATGTGTTGAATAGGGTGCCTCGTAAGAAAACAAAATTGACACCATTTGAGTTGTGGAAAAATCACAAGCCAAATTTTGGGTTATTTGAGAATTTGGGGTTGTTTAGCTTATGTTAGGCTAACGGACCCTAAAATTATGAAAttgggtaaaaaaaaaaaagttatcacTTGTGCTTTTCTTGGTTATGCTTCTAATAGTACAGCCTATAGATTTTTAAATCTTGAAGAGAATATAATTATAGAATCAGGTGatgttatttttcatgaaaataaaTTTCCATTTGAGTCTAAAAATAGTGGGGGCCAAAGagataaatataatttttttgtcTATGCCTAgttcttctacttttattttgcaaaataaagaaaatgatgCTTTTAAGTCAAGAAGAAGTAAAAGAGCTAGAATAGGAAAAGATTTTGGTCCTGATTTTTATGTTTTTAATATTGAAAATGACCCTCTTGCTTTACAAGAAGCTTTATTATCACCTGATGCTATTTTTTGGGAAAAGGTTGTAAATGATGAAATGAAGTCGCTAATTTCTAATAAAATTTGGAAGTTGGTTGATTTACCACTAGGTTGTAaaacaattgggtgcaaatggatCTTAAGAAAAAAGCTAAAACCGGATGGCTCCGTAGATTAGTATAAAACTAGGTTAGTTGCTAAATTAAAGGTTTTAAGCAACTAGAAGGCCTagaattttttgatattttttctccgGTAACTAGAATTACATCCATTAGACTTTTAATTGTTATTGCTGCAATTTTTTATTTGCATACTCATCAAATGGATGTACAAACTGCTTTTTTAAATGGGGACCTAAatgaagaaatttatatggatCAACCAAGGGTTTTATAGAAGCAAGCCAAGAAAGTAAAGTGTGTAAACTTACTAAATCCCTATATGGCTTGAAACAGGCATCTAAGCAATGGCATAAAAAGTTTGATTCTTGCATGATTGAAAATGGTTTTAAATCAAATGAGTGTGATAAGTGCATCTATCATAAGTCTTGGAATAATTCACATGTAATTGTTTGCCTCTATGTTAATGATTTGTTAATATTTGGCTCTAACATTAATGTTATTGGAGAAACTAAAAGCATACTTAGTAGCCATTTTGACATGAAAGATTTGGGTGAAGCAAATTTAATTCTTGGAATGAAAATTACTAGAACATGTGATGGAATTTTCCTTGACCAGTCACATTACGTTGAGAAAACTTtggaaaatataattttattgatTGCAAGCATGTTGTAACCCCTTTTGATTTAAGTGTTCACTTATTTCCTGTACAAAGTGACAATGATGTGACAAATCAAAAGGAATATGCTAGCTTAATCGGAAGCTTGAGATATGTGACTGATTGTACTCGGCCTGATATTGCATACACAATAGGAGTACTTAGGAGGGTTACAAGTAAGCCAGGTAGTGAATATTGGCATGCCATAACAAGAGTTATGAGGTATTTACTTGGTACAAAAACCTATggcttattttataaaaaaatattttgttgtaCTCGAAGGTTTTTCTGATGCAGATTGGAACACTTTATCTGGTGATTCTTGTTCTACTACatgttatatttttactttaggAGGTGGTGCTATTTGTCGGAAATCAAAAAAACAAACAATAATTGCTAACTCTACCATGGAGGCTGAGCTAATTGCTTTAGCTTCAGCTAGTGAGGAAGCGAATTGTTTGAGAGATTTATTATTTCAAATTCCTTATTTTGAAAAACCAATTCCTCCTATTTTAATTCATTGTGATAGTACCACTGCAATTGGTAGAGTACAAAACCATTATTATAACGGTAAATCCAGACCTATAAGGAGAAAATATAGTACTATGAGATTATATTTGACAAATGGTACCATTAATGTTGATTATGTTAAATCTTGTGATAATCTTGCAGACCCACTAACTAAGGCCTTAGCAAGAGAAAGGGTCTGGAGCACATTAAGTGGGATGGGATTGAAGCCCACAAGCTCATAAGTCATATATGAGGAAACCTAACCTGGGGACTAGAGATCCTATAATCAGGTTCAATGGGAAGAACGAATCATGTGATGGCTTGGTTTGAAATGCACTATTTTTTATTGTTCCATTCGTATGGTGTGAGTGCATTTATCTTGTAATGATTTGTGAGGTTGCGTTTTATTAACTCTTAATGAATCTGTAGCTCGTATAAGTGGGGTGTTAGAGTTACAGGAGCACCCTTGACAGAtttcacctatgtgagtgtggaAGTAGGCCGCTTCCTATGAGAATTGGGCTTGTTCTCAAAAACACTCATGAAAATCGGGATAACACAAGGTCGTAATGTGCTGACTAATAAAGTTCATGTCAACACCTTGATTATTATGTGTAAGCAGTGATAATTTATTTCCCTAAAGCAGTCATAGTTCAAGTCTGAGACCACTACTAACTCTGGAGTAAAGATAGTTATTTTGCTAAGTAGAGGTTCAATGCAGAGCACACCTTCATTATGCATAACAGTCTCCCTTCAACTGGTAAACtctcttattttaatattaaaatgagTGGGGGAATGCTGGtgttttatcattttattattaaaataaaatatgccaTAACTCTCACTACTCCATGATGTAGAAAATGGCTTTAACTCCCACTACTCCATGATGAGAAAATGGTTATAACTCTTCTCCCATGTTCTACCACTAATTACACATGAATTTATCCATTATCTCATGTTCTCCATGATTTCATAACTTACTGCCCCactttcttccaatttaattCAAGGAAGAATTTCTACACCAATAAATAGGAGTCTTTCTTCCATAATGTGGTATGTGAAAATAATTAAGAGTGTTTCAATAAAGTGAGGTTAAAGttgtgaaaaagaagaagagaatttttatttttgttgaaggAAGGTATTCATCTTGGTGGAGCTTTGGACTCAACAACTTGTCCAGAGTTTGTTCGAGTCATACGACGTGATCAGGTTGTTGTATTCTCGGGAGACAAGTCAAGAGGATTACTGCTGGACCAGTGAAGACTTTGCTGCAGTGGGCTTGAATCTCCTTAAAGAGAGCAAAATATCCGCGCCTCAACctgaaaatatttattttcttcattttagtTTTCAACTGTAATAGTATTTTCACCAACAGTTTGACACAAGAAGATGTAATGAATGACGAATCTAGCACTTTATGTTTTTTTCGTGTTTTGTTGAATATCATTAACACCCAAAAAAGGTTGGGAAGAGCAGTCCCGGAGCCACATGTACTCAAGGGTGTTAATCGATACTCCTTCATTGAATAATTATATATGTTgctagttaatttttttttaagtatataaattatatattgacACCGATGGATTCCTTCATGCATTTACGAATTTATATTTTGACCTTCTTAATGAAAATCTTGGTTGGGaacagtggcggagccaccttataAGAAGGCGTGTCAAATAACACTTCGCGGGAAAAATACATTGTATAAGTAGGTaaacaaataaattttatatatatatatatattatgtattgactccccttaattttTTGGTgtgttttatatattttgacattCCTTAACGAAAATTCTAGCTCCGACGCTCGTTGGGGAAGCAATAATTTTTATCGGAGAgtatcttcttttttcttcttgagagATACGTTATTACTTTAATGCCCAAAATACAAATTTGGCAATCGCAATTCTCGAGGCTGATGAAACAGCAAGCCATGCATCAATTAATTCCATCACAAACATTACGAGAAAAGGCATTTATTACACCGTGATAAATTTCGGTTCATAATAATTGACTTTTTGATTTACGACACACTCTTTAAAAATACTACTCTTAGGAAAAAACGAATATTTTGACTTAATTACgcttaattaaaatttatttattgttaACTTGACAAATTTGAATACGTAAGTAAGGATAACTTTGAAAAATTAAAGTTAACTCATTATTGATTCGGTTAAAAGGATACTTattttaaatcaataaaaaaatcaaaagatcacTTATTATT
Above is a window of Nicotiana tabacum cultivar K326 chromosome 8, ASM71507v2, whole genome shotgun sequence DNA encoding:
- the LOC107809358 gene encoding long chain acyl-CoA synthetase 8 gives rise to the protein MASNSYVSLFNDQGSSAVAGAVVIAIIIPIFLSLVLMGKKRAKQRGVPVQVGGEAGFAMRNAKSDKLVEVPWEGATTMAALFEKSCKKHSSKRCLGTRKLVNRDFITAKDGRKFEKLQLGEYQWETYGQTFDRVCNFASGLVNLGHDVETRAAMFSETRAEWLIAFQGCFRQNITVVTIYASLGDDALIHSLNETQASTLICDAKQLKKLAAIGSSLKTINNVIYFEDDKTAIDSSISTNIDSWRVTPFSEVEKLGKSSPIQPILPIKKDIAVIMYTSGSTGMPKGVMITHGNIVATAAAVTTVIPKLGSSDVYLAYLPLAHVFELAAETVMLTSGVSIGYGSALTLTDTSNKIMKGTQGDASALKPTLMAAVPAILDRVRDGVIKKVEEKGGSAKKLFNIAFKRRLAAIEGSWFGAWGLEKRLWEVIVFKKIRSVLGGDIRFMLCGGAPLSGDTQRFINICMGAPIGQGYGLTETFAGAAFSESDDPSVGRVGPPLPCSYIKLISWEEGGYRIVDKPMPRGEVVVGGNSVTAGYFNNDDKTNEVYKVDERGMRWFYTGDIGRFHPDGCLEIIDRKKDIVKLQHGEYISLGKVEAALLSSNYVDNIMVYADPFHNFCVALVVPSQKVLEKWAQENGIEHRAFSDLCNKAEAVNEVQQSLSKVGKAARLDKFEIPAKIKLIPEPWTPESGLVTAALKLKREPLKAKFKDELQKLYQ